A genomic region of Arachis hypogaea cultivar Tifrunner chromosome 5, arahy.Tifrunner.gnm2.J5K5, whole genome shotgun sequence contains the following coding sequences:
- the LOC112801331 gene encoding TOM1-like protein 1, whose product MADNLMDKVNALGERLKMSEVGRKMSEGMSSMSFKVKEFFNGPNQVDKLVEDATSESLDEPDWAMNLDLCDLINTDKVNSIDLIRGIKKRIQLKSPRVQYLSLVLLETIVKNCEKAFSEVAAERVLDDMVRLIDDPQTVVNNRNKALIMIEAWGESTSELRYLPVYEETYKSLKSRGIRFPGRDNESLAPIFTPPRSVSEAELDLPRRTQHEDIPVQSFTPEQTKEAFDVARNSIELLSTVLSSSPQQDVLQDELTTTLVQQCRRSQTTVQRIVETAGDDEALLFEALNVNDEIQKVLSKYEDLRKPTVIPVPPEPAMIPVAVEPEESPRHAKEDALIRKPAGSRAAGHGGSNEDMMDDLDEMIFGKKGGDSSGGGHDTKKQQSSKDDLISF is encoded by the exons ATGGCTGACAATTTGATGGACAAAGTGAACGCCCTCGGCGAGCGTCTCAAGATGAGCGAGGTAGGTCGCAAGATGAGCGAGGGAATGAGCTCCATGAGCTTCAAGGTCAAGGAGTTCTTCAATGGTCCCAACCAGGTCGACAAGCTCGTCGAAGACGCCACCTCCGAATCCCTCGACGAGCCCGATTGGGCCATGAACCTTGACCTCTGCGACCTCATCAACACCGATAAGGTCAACAGCATCGACCTCATCAGGGGAATTAAGAAGAGGATCCAGCTCAAGAGTCCTAGGGTTCAGTACTTGTCCCTCGTCTTGCTTGAAACCATCGTCAAGAATTGCGAGAAGGCTTTCTCTGAAGTCGCTGCTGAGAGGGTTCTTGATGATATGGTTAGGTTAATTGACGATCCTCAAACCGTTGTTAATAACCGCAACAAGGCTTTGATCATGATTGAGGCTTGGGGCGAATCCACCAGCGAGCTTCGCTATCTCCCTGTTTATGAAGAAACTTACAAG AGTCTGAAATCAAGGGGTATTCGGTTCCCTGGCCGTGACAACGAGAGCTTGGCGCCTATTTTCACTCCTCCGCGTTCGGTGTCCGAGGCTGAACTTGATCTTCCACGCCGGACTCAGCATGAAGATATTCCTGTGCAGAGTTTTACTCCTGAACAAACTAAGGAAGCTTTTGATGTTGCTAGAAACAGCATTGAGCTTCTTTCTACTGTGTTGTCTTCTTCTCCACAACAAGATGTCTTGCAG GATGAGTTGACCACGACACTTGTACAGCAATGCCGCCGCTCTCAAACTACTGTTCAGCGAATTGTTGAAACTGCTGGGGATGATGAAGCGCTGCTCTTTGAGGCCTTGAATGTTAATGATGAGATTCAGAAGGTACTCTCCAAGTACGAAGATCTAAGGAAGCCCACAGTCATTCCAGTTCCACCCGAACCAGCTATGATCCCTGTTGCTGTGGAGCCAGAAGAGTCACCTCGTCATGCTAAAGAAGATGCATTGATTAGAAAGCCAGCTGGATCAAGAGCCGCTGGCCATGGAGGGAGCAACGAGGACATGATGGATGATCTTGATGAGATGATTTTTGGTAAAAAAGGTGGGGATTCATCAGGTGGGGGACATGATACAAAGAAGCAGCAATCATCCAAAGATGATCTCATCTCCTTTTGA